From one Nitrosopumilus sp. genomic stretch:
- a CDS encoding twitching motility protein PilT — protein sequence MVEVICDTNFLIHLATKRIKNIDNLDVEIGSISFVVPEVVLAELNKLQKIAEKKQDITMTLNFIKNLKTIPICGSFADKELLDYVKINHSIIGTMDKALKKQIKQAGGSVISLSSDKIVLES from the coding sequence TTGGTTGAAGTAATCTGTGATACTAACTTTCTAATCCATTTAGCAACTAAACGAATCAAAAACATTGACAATCTTGATGTTGAGATAGGATCAATTTCATTTGTTGTTCCAGAAGTAGTACTGGCAGAGTTGAATAAATTGCAAAAAATCGCTGAAAAAAAACAAGACATTACTATGACTCTAAATTTCATAAAAAATTTAAAAACAATTCCTATTTGTGGAAGTTTTGCAGATAAGGAACTATTGGATTATGTAAAAATTAATCATTCAATTATTGGAACAATGGATAAGGCATTAAAAAAACAGATCAAACAAGCTGGAGGATCAGTAATTTCCTTATCAAGTGACAAAATTGTCTTAGAATCTTAG
- a CDS encoding S6e family ribosomal protein: MTNFKLTISDIKGKSVSKELKDSDANPLLGLQLGNETDASIVGLSGKLKLTGGSDKSGVPMRNDVHGSARKKVLLSKGVGLQDAEIGQRKRKLMRGNTISEEIYQVNCKFDGELPVEAPAESTEEKTEDKKE; encoded by the coding sequence TTGACAAACTTCAAACTTACTATATCTGACATTAAAGGAAAATCAGTTTCAAAGGAGCTTAAAGACAGTGATGCTAATCCACTGTTAGGATTACAACTTGGAAATGAAACTGATGCATCAATAGTTGGATTATCTGGAAAATTAAAACTCACTGGAGGAAGTGACAAATCTGGAGTTCCTATGAGAAATGATGTTCATGGTTCTGCAAGAAAAAAAGTTCTTCTTTCTAAAGGTGTAGGTCTGCAAGATGCAGAGATTGGACAAAGAAAAAGAAAACTAATGCGTGGAAATACCATATCTGAAGAAATCTATCAAGTAAATTGTAAATTTGATGGAGAATTACCAGTTGAAGCACCTGCTGAATCTACAGAAGAAAAAACTGAAGATAAAAAAGAATAA
- a CDS encoding translation initiation factor IF-2 subunit gamma yields the protein MHWRETLPDWYIKKYGYQPCVNIGTAGHVDHGKTTLIQALTGSWTSVHSQELKRGITIRVGYSDAAFYKCKSCEEPLGFSTTPKCNNCGKESELSRVVSFVDSPGHESLMANMLSGSALMDGALLLVAANEKVPKPQTKEHLLALQTLGIQQIVVVQNKVDLLPYQEVMANYQDITKFVKGTFAAKAPIIPISAQSGLNIDALIGSIESTIKTPERDEKKDTVMHVLRSFDVNKPGIKLKDIKGGVIGGSLTQGVFKIGDEIEIKPGIMNEKKKTYEPLLTEITSLGTAAGIVESVKPGGLVAIGTKLDPSMTRSDSFIGSVIGKPGTLPENSTELKLEVNLFDVAVGITEDTKVQPIQAGELLRLNIGTAPVLGKVTKIKSKNIEIELRRPACIFEGGNVAISRRIDERWRLIGAGIIG from the coding sequence ATGCATTGGAGAGAAACACTTCCTGATTGGTACATCAAAAAATATGGATATCAGCCATGTGTTAACATTGGAACTGCAGGACATGTAGATCATGGCAAAACTACTCTGATTCAAGCATTGACTGGTTCATGGACCAGTGTTCATAGCCAAGAATTAAAACGTGGAATTACAATTCGTGTAGGATATTCTGATGCAGCATTTTACAAGTGTAAGAGCTGTGAGGAACCTCTGGGATTTTCTACAACCCCAAAATGTAATAATTGTGGAAAAGAAAGTGAATTATCTCGGGTTGTAAGTTTTGTGGATAGTCCTGGACACGAAAGTTTGATGGCAAACATGCTTTCAGGATCTGCTTTGATGGATGGTGCTTTGTTATTGGTTGCTGCAAATGAAAAAGTTCCAAAACCACAAACCAAAGAACATCTTTTAGCTCTTCAGACACTTGGAATTCAACAAATTGTTGTAGTCCAGAACAAAGTTGATTTACTTCCCTACCAAGAGGTGATGGCAAACTATCAGGATATCACTAAATTTGTAAAGGGTACTTTTGCTGCAAAAGCACCAATAATTCCAATATCAGCTCAATCTGGATTAAACATAGATGCATTGATTGGTTCTATTGAATCAACAATCAAAACTCCCGAAAGAGATGAAAAGAAAGATACTGTAATGCATGTTTTACGTTCTTTTGATGTAAACAAACCCGGCATAAAATTAAAAGATATCAAAGGTGGCGTGATTGGTGGCAGTCTGACTCAAGGGGTTTTTAAAATTGGAGATGAAATTGAGATTAAACCCGGTATTATGAATGAGAAAAAAAAGACGTATGAACCACTACTCACAGAAATCACATCTTTAGGCACTGCGGCAGGAATAGTAGAATCCGTAAAACCTGGTGGCTTGGTTGCTATTGGCACAAAATTAGATCCTTCAATGACTAGAAGTGATTCATTTATTGGCTCCGTTATCGGAAAGCCAGGAACACTTCCAGAAAACTCTACTGAATTAAAACTCGAAGTAAATCTGTTTGATGTTGCTGTAGGGATTACTGAAGATACCAAAGTCCAGCCAATTCAAGCAGGAGAGCTATTGAGACTCAACATTGGAACTGCTCCTGTATTAGGCAAAGTCACAAAAATTAAATCCAAAAATATAGAAATTGAACTTAGAAGACCTGCATGTATATTTGAAGGCGGCAATGTGGCAATCAGTAGAAGAATTGATGAAAGATGGAGACTAATTGGTGCAGGAATAATTGGTTGA
- a CDS encoding zinc-domain-containing protein, translating to MDARCPECEKVAILDDDITNVKCPHCNFEADYDSYLEIMKDQAINMATDYIPDRPGM from the coding sequence ATGGATGCAAGATGTCCTGAATGTGAAAAAGTTGCAATATTAGATGATGATATTACTAATGTGAAATGTCCCCATTGCAACTTTGAAGCAGATTATGATTCATATCTTGAAATCATGAAAGATCAGGCAATCAATATGGCAACAGACTATATTCCAGATCGACCAGGAATGTAA